The Dehalococcoidales bacterium sequence TGGGTTAGCACAAGACAACATTTTAGCTTTAAGATAGATTTTAGGGCGACAAACCAAAAACACCATTTTGAAGGTAAAATTACAGTTTGGTATATCTCATGCCAAATCCGAAGGCCGATGCTCTGGTCGGCTGAGCTACAGGCGCACGTACTCTGCTCAATTATGGCACAGGACTGCCGTTTAGAGTGCTTGGGGTGGGGCGCCGGGGTTTGTTACTTGTTACTTGGTTATTGGTGTTTAGTTTTTGGGGTGGGTGGAGGGATTTGAACCCTCGATCTTCAGGGCCACAACCTGACGCCTTGGGCCTCTGGGCTACACCCACCGCGCGCAAACCTCTCTCATTATAGCGGAAAGTGAAGCCTGCCTTCAATGGGTGATAATACGGCCGCTTACCATGAGCGGTGAAAAAACCGCTACTTGTCGCTGAACTCCACGATAGTCACCCCTTCTCCCCCCTCCCAATTATCCCCCGGCCGGAAAGACCTCACGATGTTGTGGCGGCCCAGCTCCCGCCGCACGCTCAGGCGCAGTGTTCCCGTCCCCTTGCCGTGAATAATTTTTACCTCACTGAACCCCGCCGAGTAGGTGTCATGCAGGAAGCGTTCCAGGCGGGGAATGGCTTCGTCCACGGTCAGGTAGCGCAGGCGCAGCTCGTCCGGGGCGGGCGGTTCGGAGTAGTAGTCTTGTTCTTTCATGGTTAGTGTACAGTGTTGGCGCAGGGGAGTAGTTTACAGTAAACGGTTTTGGGGAAAAGGGGAGGGGCAACTAATAACTGTATACTGTCAACTCTCAAACTTCCTAAAAACAAGCACCGAGTTGTGCCCGCCGAACCCGAAGGAGTTGGAGATAGCCGTTTTGACATTCGCTTCCCGGGCCACGTTCGGCACATAATCGAGGTCGCACTCCGGGTCCGGGTTGGTGAGATTAATCGTCGGCGGGATGATGCCGTACTGCAAAGACAGGATGGTAATTACCGCCTCGATGCCCCCCGCCGCCCCCAAAAGGTGCCCCAGCATGGACTTGCTGGCGGAAACGGGTATCTTCCTGGCCCTCTCCCCGAAGACGCTCTTAATCACGTTGGTCTCCGTGCGGTCGTTGAGCAGGGTGGCGGTGCC is a genomic window containing:
- a CDS encoding Smr/MutS family protein — translated: MKEQDYYSEPPAPDELRLRYLTVDEAIPRLERFLHDTYSAGFSEVKIIHGKGTGTLRLSVRRELGRHNIVRSFRPGDNWEGGEGVTIVEFSDK